The following proteins are co-located in the Sulfurospirillum deleyianum DSM 6946 genome:
- a CDS encoding response regulator transcription factor has protein sequence MKILVLEDNVRLLRTIKIGLENENFKVDTFTDGEEALSALTNGYSCFIFDINVPSLSGLDVLEYLRINYKDTPVIMISSDVGLEKIKKSYEFGCNDYIKKPFFVYELVQKIKNLCKNETQIISLGEGFTFDCKNHILLHQTTEIKLSKQEILFLELLSKKRNKTYSYYEIEEYVWEGKSTTEGNIRALVKRLRLKIPPKSIQVIKGVGYSLVCS, from the coding sequence ATGAAAATTCTCGTGCTTGAAGACAACGTAAGACTCTTGCGTACTATCAAAATAGGGCTTGAAAATGAAAACTTCAAAGTCGATACCTTTACAGATGGTGAAGAAGCTCTTAGCGCTTTAACCAATGGGTATTCGTGCTTTATTTTTGATATTAATGTTCCCTCTTTAAGTGGTTTGGATGTGTTAGAATATTTACGCATCAACTATAAAGATACGCCCGTCATTATGATTAGTTCGGATGTTGGCTTGGAGAAAATCAAAAAATCGTATGAGTTTGGCTGTAATGACTATATCAAAAAACCTTTTTTCGTTTATGAATTGGTACAAAAAATAAAAAATCTTTGTAAAAATGAAACGCAAATTATTTCATTAGGAGAAGGATTTACCTTTGATTGTAAAAACCACATTTTATTGCATCAAACGACAGAGATTAAACTATCAAAACAAGAGATACTTTTTCTTGAATTATTGAGCAAAAAACGCAACAAAACATACTCTTATTACGAGATTGAAGAGTATGTTTGGGAAGGAAAATCAACAACAGAAGGCAATATCCGAGCTTTAGTAAAAAGACTACGCCTTAAAATTCCTCCTAAATCTATTCAAGTCATTAAAGGCGTTGGCTATTCTCTTGTGTGCTCATAG
- the thiD gene encoding bifunctional hydroxymethylpyrimidine kinase/phosphomethylpyrimidine kinase, with product MKHCLTIAGSDSSGGAGIQADLKAFSANGVFGMSVITAITAQNTQGVFDVQDVTPSMIAHQIEAIFDDIRVDAIKIGMVSRPETIEIIAKTLKKYPLPPLVIDPVMISKSGYNLLQPEAQKALIELLLPMATLITPNLPEAEVIVGYKINTLALMQQAACDLHTLGCTYVLVKGGHLEDDATDVLFDGETFSFLHVKRLETKNTHGTGCTLSSAIAANLAKGMCVKTAVEEAKAYITEAIAHGFALGKGVGPVHHFYALYEKAGIKE from the coding sequence ATGAAACACTGTTTAACAATCGCAGGCTCAGATAGTAGTGGCGGGGCTGGAATTCAAGCTGACTTAAAAGCGTTTAGTGCCAATGGGGTGTTTGGTATGAGCGTCATTACCGCTATCACTGCGCAAAATACGCAAGGTGTTTTTGATGTACAAGATGTGACACCTTCCATGATTGCTCATCAAATCGAAGCGATTTTTGATGATATTCGTGTAGATGCGATTAAAATTGGTATGGTTTCACGCCCTGAAACGATTGAAATCATTGCAAAAACACTCAAAAAATACCCTCTGCCTCCATTGGTGATTGACCCCGTAATGATTTCAAAAAGTGGATACAACCTTTTACAACCAGAAGCGCAAAAAGCACTGATTGAGCTTTTATTGCCAATGGCAACGCTTATTACTCCCAATCTTCCAGAAGCTGAAGTCATCGTAGGTTATAAGATTAATACCTTAGCGTTGATGCAACAAGCCGCATGTGATTTACATACACTTGGATGCACGTATGTTTTAGTAAAAGGCGGACACTTAGAAGATGATGCTACGGATGTTTTGTTTGATGGAGAGACGTTTTCTTTTTTACATGTAAAGAGGTTGGAGACAAAAAATACGCACGGAACAGGGTGTACACTTTCCTCAGCCATTGCGGCAAATTTAGCCAAAGGCATGTGCGTTAAAACAGCGGTTGAAGAGGCAAAAGCGTATATTACCGAAGCGATTGCACATGGGTTTGCGCTTGGAAAAGGGGTAGGACCTGTGCATCATTTTTACGCTTTGTACGAAAAAGCAGGGATAAAGGAGTAA
- a CDS encoding cation:proton antiporter, producing MENLIFLAHVVLLMVLSPIISRLFRIPTPVVEILLGSLAVWVGFLHVDNEVFKNLAKIGFFYLMFLAGLEIDIQRFLHYKDRFLKKAILYFFCLYSISFVLYLFFDLSPVYIVAIPIVSLGMIMALINQHGREHRWLELSLIIGVIGELVSIGALVIFDGAITHGLGWHFAKSILILIAVFFATYFLFHFLKILFWWYPELKRIIMPNDDTMHQSLRFSMALFFILIATMQWLEIDMVLGAFLAGIFISNFFAHKKELPHQLSMFGFGFLVPLFFIFVGTTLNLNLVFTPDILTHALWIVLAMVGARMLSSFAAYYSYLGLKETILFSLGDSMPLTFLVAIATIAAKNGAIGENEYASFIVAALMEGVVIMILIQLLMHVFKRYDVKNKINE from the coding sequence TTGGAAAATCTTATCTTTTTAGCGCATGTGGTGCTTTTGATGGTTCTCTCTCCCATTATCTCTCGTCTTTTTCGTATTCCAACGCCTGTGGTCGAGATACTTCTTGGCTCTTTAGCCGTTTGGGTTGGCTTTTTACATGTAGACAATGAAGTCTTTAAAAATCTCGCAAAAATTGGTTTTTTCTATCTGATGTTTTTAGCAGGGCTTGAGATTGATATTCAACGGTTTTTACATTATAAAGACCGTTTTTTAAAAAAAGCTATTTTGTATTTTTTCTGTTTGTATAGTATCTCTTTTGTTTTATATCTCTTTTTTGATTTATCCCCTGTTTATATTGTTGCTATTCCGATTGTTTCGCTGGGTATGATTATGGCGTTAATCAATCAGCATGGGCGTGAACATCGTTGGTTGGAACTTTCCTTGATTATTGGCGTGATTGGTGAATTGGTAAGTATTGGGGCATTGGTTATCTTTGATGGTGCTATTACCCATGGACTTGGATGGCATTTTGCGAAGAGTATTTTAATTTTGATTGCGGTCTTTTTTGCAACTTATTTTTTATTTCATTTTCTTAAAATTCTTTTTTGGTGGTATCCTGAGTTAAAACGCATTATTATGCCCAACGACGATACGATGCATCAAAGCTTACGTTTTAGTATGGCACTCTTCTTTATCTTAATTGCTACGATGCAGTGGCTTGAAATTGATATGGTATTGGGTGCCTTTCTTGCGGGTATTTTTATCTCTAACTTTTTTGCGCATAAAAAAGAGCTTCCGCATCAGCTCTCTATGTTTGGGTTTGGTTTTTTAGTCCCACTCTTTTTTATTTTCGTTGGAACAACGCTTAATTTAAATTTGGTTTTTACACCAGATATCTTAACTCATGCACTTTGGATTGTCCTTGCTATGGTTGGAGCGAGAATGCTCAGTTCCTTTGCGGCGTATTACAGTTATTTAGGATTAAAAGAGACGATTCTTTTTTCTTTAGGTGATTCGATGCCTTTAACCTTCTTGGTTGCTATTGCTACGATTGCGGCTAAAAATGGGGCGATTGGTGAAAATGAGTATGCTTCTTTCATCGTAGCGGCATTGATGGAAGGCGTTGTCATTATGATTTTAATTCAGCTTTTAATGCATGTTTTTAAACGGTATGATGTTAAAAATAAAATCAATGAGTAA
- a CDS encoding MBL fold metallo-hydrolase, with amino-acid sequence MKFEFLGTADTGGIPLHLCSCEVCEEARLNQTSNRSTSAFLELDDGSVILLDAGCDSLMDRFNTTTIRAVFLTHFHADHVLGLIRLRKSAQKIICYTPDDTEGFGDLLVHKNNIEYRIVAPFETVEIAGVKIVAVPLLHSKVTHGFVLFTCKKRVAYLTDCGGMSEESLLFLKEQHLDYLFLDAAYTPSFDSDKHLNWESAHALIERINPEYGYLIHASCHTLLGLKKRGVSLTYPYIEQGFSLEV; translated from the coding sequence GTGAAATTTGAATTTTTAGGAACAGCTGATACAGGTGGAATTCCTTTGCATTTATGTTCGTGTGAAGTGTGTGAAGAGGCACGGCTTAATCAAACGAGTAATCGCTCTACAAGTGCCTTTTTAGAGTTGGATGATGGCAGTGTCATTTTATTGGATGCGGGGTGTGATAGCTTGATGGATCGTTTTAACACAACGACGATTCGAGCTGTTTTTTTGACCCATTTTCATGCGGATCATGTTTTAGGATTGATTCGTTTGCGCAAATCAGCCCAGAAAATTATCTGTTATACACCCGATGATACAGAGGGATTTGGGGATTTGTTGGTGCATAAAAACAACATTGAGTACCGTATTGTAGCGCCATTTGAAACCGTAGAGATTGCAGGTGTTAAAATAGTGGCGGTGCCTTTACTTCACTCCAAAGTTACACATGGTTTTGTACTCTTTACATGTAAAAAGCGTGTGGCGTATTTGACCGATTGTGGAGGGATGAGTGAGGAGAGTCTTCTTTTTTTAAAGGAGCAACACCTTGATTATCTCTTTTTGGACGCTGCGTATACACCTTCGTTTGATTCTGATAAACATCTAAATTGGGAGAGTGCGCACGCTTTGATTGAACGCATTAACCCTGAGTATGGCTATTTGATTCATGCGAGTTGCCACACGCTTTTGGGGCTTAAAAAAAGAGGTGTGAGCTTAACGTACCCGTACATTGAACAGGGATTTAGCCTAGAGGTTTAA
- the thiM gene encoding hydroxyethylthiazole kinase, protein MQIEAKIKEAFEILEKRVPLVHHITNYVTVNDCANVVLAIGASPIMADEESEMEEMVSLADALVLNIGTANERTIASMLKAGSVANAKNIPVVLDPVGVGATTFRRESTQKLLDAIAFSVIRGNRAEMKTLAGREAKSSGVDSRDEGDDGINITQDLAQKLGCVIAMTGKEDIVCHAKECYTLHNGDKALQNVTGTGCMSSALIGGFVGATHDPLLSAILGISTMAIAGEIADKSKGISSFKMALIDTIGVMNGSLMLEKIEIKQIF, encoded by the coding sequence ATGCAGATAGAAGCTAAGATAAAAGAGGCGTTTGAAATCTTAGAAAAGCGTGTACCACTGGTTCATCATATCACCAATTATGTCACTGTTAATGACTGTGCCAATGTGGTTTTAGCCATTGGTGCATCCCCGATTATGGCGGATGAAGAGAGTGAAATGGAAGAGATGGTAAGCTTAGCGGATGCGTTGGTTTTAAACATTGGTACAGCAAATGAGCGAACTATTGCTTCCATGCTTAAAGCAGGAAGCGTTGCGAATGCAAAAAACATTCCTGTGGTGCTTGATCCTGTGGGCGTGGGTGCGACAACTTTTCGACGTGAAAGTACACAAAAGTTATTGGATGCTATTGCGTTTAGTGTCATTCGTGGCAATCGGGCGGAAATGAAGACGTTAGCAGGACGTGAAGCCAAAAGTTCAGGCGTGGATTCACGAGATGAAGGTGATGATGGGATAAACATTACTCAGGATTTAGCGCAAAAATTAGGCTGTGTCATTGCAATGACAGGCAAAGAGGATATTGTCTGTCATGCAAAAGAGTGTTACACCCTTCACAACGGCGACAAAGCTTTACAAAATGTTACAGGCACGGGATGCATGAGTAGTGCGTTGATTGGTGGATTTGTAGGAGCGACTCATGACCCTTTACTGAGTGCTATTTTAGGAATTTCAACGATGGCGATTGCGGGTGAAATAGCAGATAAAAGTAAAGGGATAAGCTCTTTTAAAATGGCTTTGATAGATACGATTGGTGTGATGAATGGCTCTTTGATGCTCGAAAAAATTGAGATAAAGCAGATTTTTTAA
- the msrA gene encoding peptide-methionine (S)-S-oxide reductase MsrA encodes MKHEVATLGGGCFWCLEAVFEETRGVIDVISGYAGGKLPNPTYEAVSSGTTEHAEVVQITYDVSIISYEEILKIFWLIHDPTSLNAQGNDVGTQYRSIIFYHDETQKAKAQNSLKTFSSKFTKPMVTEIKPLEVFYKAEAYHQDYFKNNPNQGYCLFVVSPKVQHFKRELKDLAK; translated from the coding sequence ATGAAACACGAAGTCGCAACCCTAGGGGGCGGATGTTTTTGGTGTTTAGAAGCCGTCTTTGAAGAGACACGAGGTGTGATAGATGTCATCAGTGGTTATGCAGGTGGCAAACTTCCAAATCCAACCTATGAGGCGGTTAGCTCTGGTACAACAGAACATGCTGAAGTGGTGCAGATTACGTATGATGTTTCCATCATTTCTTATGAAGAAATTTTAAAAATTTTCTGGCTCATTCATGACCCAACCAGCCTCAATGCGCAAGGAAATGACGTGGGTACCCAGTACCGATCAATCATTTTCTACCACGATGAAACGCAAAAAGCAAAGGCGCAAAATTCACTTAAAACGTTTAGCTCCAAATTTACGAAACCTATGGTCACCGAAATCAAGCCTTTAGAAGTTTTTTACAAAGCAGAAGCCTACCATCAAGACTACTTCAAAAACAACCCCAATCAAGGGTACTGTCTCTTTGTCGTCTCGCCCAAAGTACAACATTTTAAGCGTGAGCTAAAAGATTTAGCCAAGTAG
- the zupT gene encoding zinc transporter ZupT, with translation METITLSQFAPAFFLTLFAGLSTGFGALLAFFSKAKDHTFLSIGMGFSAGVMVYVSFVEILDKSKSSFGTLYNSEVLGETLALLCFFGGIGLSALIDKFIPEDVNPHELKSDKELSVLKEGNKHSVLHDSALKRTGIFTALAIGIHNFPEGFATFISALDDLSLGVSIALAIAIHNIPEGMAVSLPIYHATGNRKSAFWYAFISGLAEPVGAVVGFFLLLPLMGELTLGITFGMVAGIMVYISFDELLPSARMYGNAHTTILGIVLGMLVMAVSLVAFKLI, from the coding sequence ATGGAAACAATCACACTCTCCCAATTTGCTCCTGCTTTTTTTCTCACCCTTTTTGCAGGACTTAGTACAGGCTTTGGTGCCTTGTTGGCATTTTTTTCCAAAGCCAAAGATCATACATTTTTATCGATTGGGATGGGATTTTCAGCGGGTGTGATGGTGTATGTCTCTTTTGTGGAGATTCTTGATAAATCAAAAAGCTCTTTTGGCACACTCTACAATAGTGAAGTTTTAGGGGAGACTTTGGCACTGCTTTGTTTCTTTGGAGGCATTGGCTTAAGTGCGTTAATTGATAAATTTATTCCCGAGGATGTCAATCCGCACGAGCTTAAAAGCGATAAAGAACTGAGTGTTTTAAAAGAGGGAAATAAACACTCTGTACTGCATGATTCAGCTTTAAAACGTACGGGTATTTTTACGGCTCTTGCGATTGGTATTCACAACTTTCCAGAAGGGTTTGCGACGTTTATTTCAGCATTGGATGATTTAAGTTTAGGTGTGAGTATTGCCCTTGCGATTGCGATTCACAATATTCCTGAAGGCATGGCGGTTTCATTACCGATTTATCATGCAACAGGTAATCGAAAAAGTGCTTTTTGGTATGCGTTTATCTCAGGATTGGCTGAGCCTGTGGGGGCTGTTGTGGGATTTTTCTTGCTTTTGCCTTTAATGGGAGAGTTAACGCTGGGTATTACCTTTGGGATGGTTGCGGGCATTATGGTGTACATCTCTTTTGATGAGCTTTTGCCTTCCGCTAGGATGTATGGGAATGCGCATACGACGATTTTAGGCATTGTGCTTGGGATGTTGGTGATGGCGGTGAGTTTGGTTGCGTTTAAGTTAATTTAA
- a CDS encoding sensor histidine kinase, which produces MNKIPLVFVALFLFVHTAFALDIKNVLIINSYHKGYYWSDTIIDTLQKNLEKENCYLHVLYMDSKRINTENYLDSLTKSYQLQLEKREFDLIVAVDNFAYDFVCKNYEKLRLNQNIYFIGLEKSPSEIAQTYNLLPKTSGLMEKRLIVENIFFIKETLPRIKKIYIVNDESKNGNDTHTFIEEAMMRFKDEIEFKYIRSSSLSELKSLFHAFREDEALFFVRFYNDKEGNLVDNLQLTLFLNECKIPVFVTDNEFIDFVFGGYILHVEKMAHQASIEINNILKSYTFHPQINTYTLFEKVINYKKLESFQKQFTISLSNTTKLINSPENFFDKYKLFINIVFILSPFLLILIIGLIYNIYVRIKKTHLLEQRMEFDKILLESLDHPIVWYNENGFIVESNKNFERFLELSFENSPHIQLKTLIEDNTINVLMKRLFEHTRKNFSALEIDLTCKDNNKKHTFIIKNPEYAQNTYNLKGNVAIFLDITDIRHAMQKQRKQQEFIIQQSKLAEIGEILSSIAHQWKTPLIEISAIVQEYFYVQHRLLEEEHAAYQNDVMTQIKYMTDTIDDFQTFLKPSNEKITFNIQESIEKILSIVDHTIRYNHIEILMDIEENSNLCIYGYKNEFMQSLLNIINNAKEQILKQKEKTKTLKGMIKITIFNQNDYLILTIEDNGGGVSQPNIEDIFNPYVTTKSNGLGIGLYMSKMIIEDKMHGKISVENSRFGAKFTIQLKVCHYENSRA; this is translated from the coding sequence ATGAACAAAATACCTTTAGTCTTCGTTGCTTTATTTCTTTTTGTACATACCGCATTTGCGTTAGATATCAAAAATGTTTTAATTATTAATTCTTATCATAAAGGGTATTACTGGAGTGATACCATTATTGATACTTTGCAAAAAAATCTTGAAAAAGAAAACTGCTATTTACATGTTTTATATATGGATTCTAAAAGAATTAACACAGAAAATTACTTAGATAGTTTAACAAAAAGCTATCAACTTCAGCTTGAAAAAAGAGAGTTTGACCTCATTGTTGCCGTCGATAATTTTGCCTATGATTTTGTCTGCAAAAACTATGAAAAATTAAGATTAAATCAAAATATTTACTTTATCGGGTTAGAAAAATCTCCATCAGAAATAGCGCAAACATACAATCTTCTCCCTAAAACTTCAGGGCTGATGGAAAAAAGACTCATTGTGGAAAATATTTTTTTTATCAAAGAAACCTTGCCTCGCATTAAAAAAATATACATCGTCAATGATGAGAGTAAAAATGGCAATGACACGCATACGTTTATAGAAGAAGCCATGATGCGATTTAAAGATGAGATTGAATTTAAGTACATAAGGTCTTCTTCTTTAAGTGAACTTAAAAGCTTATTTCATGCGTTTCGTGAAGATGAAGCACTTTTTTTTGTAAGATTTTATAACGATAAAGAGGGAAATTTAGTTGACAATCTACAATTAACCCTGTTTTTAAACGAATGCAAAATACCAGTTTTTGTCACGGATAATGAATTTATTGATTTTGTATTTGGAGGGTACATTTTACATGTAGAAAAAATGGCTCATCAAGCATCTATTGAAATCAATAATATCTTAAAATCGTATACGTTTCATCCCCAAATCAATACATACACTCTTTTTGAGAAGGTCATCAATTATAAAAAACTAGAATCGTTTCAAAAACAGTTCACTATTTCTCTCTCCAATACAACAAAACTTATCAACTCACCTGAAAATTTTTTCGACAAATACAAACTGTTCATTAACATCGTCTTTATTCTTTCGCCTTTTTTACTCATTTTAATTATTGGCTTGATTTATAATATCTATGTTCGTATCAAGAAAACACATCTCTTAGAGCAGAGAATGGAATTTGATAAAATCTTGCTCGAATCCCTAGACCATCCCATTGTCTGGTACAACGAAAATGGTTTTATTGTGGAGAGCAATAAAAACTTTGAAAGATTTTTAGAGTTATCTTTTGAAAATTCACCCCACATCCAACTCAAAACGTTGATTGAAGATAACACGATTAACGTTTTAATGAAACGCCTCTTTGAACACACCAGAAAAAACTTTTCTGCACTTGAAATTGATCTTACATGTAAAGACAATAACAAAAAGCATACTTTTATTATTAAAAATCCTGAATACGCACAAAATACCTATAATTTAAAAGGCAATGTTGCTATTTTTCTTGATATAACAGACATACGTCACGCTATGCAAAAGCAGAGAAAACAGCAAGAGTTTATTATTCAACAATCAAAACTTGCGGAAATAGGCGAAATTTTAAGTTCCATAGCCCATCAATGGAAAACACCCCTCATTGAAATTTCAGCGATTGTTCAAGAGTATTTTTATGTTCAACACAGACTCCTAGAAGAAGAACACGCGGCGTATCAAAATGATGTGATGACTCAAATTAAGTACATGACCGATACCATTGATGATTTTCAAACGTTTCTCAAACCTTCGAATGAAAAAATCACCTTTAATATTCAAGAATCCATTGAAAAAATCCTCTCCATTGTCGATCATACCATTCGTTATAACCACATTGAAATTCTTATGGATATAGAAGAAAACTCCAATTTATGTATTTACGGATATAAAAATGAATTTATGCAAAGTCTTTTAAATATTATCAATAATGCGAAAGAGCAGATTTTAAAACAAAAAGAGAAGACTAAAACCTTAAAAGGGATGATTAAAATAACCATCTTTAATCAAAACGATTATCTCATTCTCACTATCGAAGACAATGGAGGAGGCGTATCTCAGCCTAACATTGAAGATATTTTCAACCCGTATGTCACAACAAAATCAAACGGTTTAGGTATAGGTTTGTATATGAGTAAAATGATTATAGAAGATAAGATGCATGGCAAAATAAGCGTTGAAAATTCACGCTTTGGAGCAAAATTTACGATTCAATTAAAGGTATGTCATTATGAAAATTCTCGTGCTTGA
- the truD gene encoding tRNA pseudouridine(13) synthase TruD has protein sequence MTRQFFLTHSPINATFTKSSSDFVVNEIPLYPFSGEGEHLVLHVRKKDMTTWDMLQYLSEVSGCKVRDFGYAGLKDKEGMTTQYISLHKSFEAKLANFSHEKIKILEKTYHNNKIRTGHLKGNRFFIRLKKVSHIDAKKLQDGLKKIAKEGFPNFFGYQRFGIDGDNYLKGKAILEGSRKERNPKMKEFFINAYQSYLFNNWLSKRIEISRLIEEFGVSDGARATNLPKEMVANLKKQPQFFKMMHGDVLHHYPAGKAFVCENVTEELPRFLERGISIAGWLVGGKNIRAEHEAGVIEQEMFKESEPFLDKINGSRRFAWSFAEEVEGSYKEEEAWFEMHFSLPKGSYATVIIEELIKNNV, from the coding sequence ATGACACGACAATTTTTCCTCACCCATTCACCCATTAACGCTACGTTTACGAAAAGCAGTAGTGACTTTGTGGTGAATGAAATCCCCCTTTATCCGTTTAGTGGAGAGGGTGAGCATCTCGTTTTACATGTAAGAAAAAAAGATATGACCACATGGGATATGCTTCAGTATTTAAGCGAAGTGAGTGGCTGTAAAGTGCGCGATTTTGGCTATGCGGGGCTTAAAGATAAAGAGGGCATGACCACACAGTACATCTCCTTACATAAAAGTTTTGAAGCAAAACTTGCCAATTTTTCCCATGAAAAAATCAAGATTTTAGAGAAAACCTACCACAACAATAAAATTCGCACAGGGCACTTGAAAGGTAACCGCTTTTTTATACGTCTTAAAAAAGTCAGCCACATTGATGCGAAAAAACTTCAAGATGGGCTTAAAAAAATTGCTAAAGAGGGCTTTCCAAACTTTTTTGGCTACCAGCGTTTTGGCATTGATGGCGATAATTACCTCAAAGGCAAAGCGATTTTAGAGGGCAGTCGTAAAGAGCGAAATCCGAAGATGAAAGAGTTTTTTATTAACGCTTATCAGAGTTATTTGTTCAATAATTGGCTCTCAAAACGCATCGAAATTAGCCGTTTGATTGAAGAGTTTGGTGTGAGTGATGGGGCGAGGGCGACTAATCTTCCTAAAGAGATGGTTGCAAATCTTAAAAAACAACCCCAATTTTTTAAAATGATGCACGGTGATGTCTTACACCACTACCCAGCGGGAAAAGCCTTTGTGTGTGAAAATGTAACAGAAGAGTTGCCCCGCTTTTTAGAGCGAGGCATTAGCATTGCTGGTTGGTTAGTGGGTGGAAAAAACATCAGAGCCGAACATGAAGCGGGTGTGATTGAGCAAGAGATGTTCAAAGAGAGCGAGCCATTTTTAGACAAAATCAACGGAAGCCGTCGTTTTGCATGGAGTTTTGCCGAAGAGGTGGAGGGGAGCTACAAAGAAGAAGAGGCATGGTTTGAGATGCACTTTTCACTCCCTAAAGGCTCTTACGCTACGGTAATAATAGAAGAACTTATCAAAAATAATGTGTAA
- a CDS encoding type II asparaginase: protein MLRKVAVLAVIASSLALAKPNVVVLATGGTIAGSGVSSTQYEGYQAAVTGVDKLLQAVPELKNIANLSGEQVAQVASQDISTDIWLKLAKRVNSLLKQDNVDGVVITHGTNTMEETAYFLNLVVKSKKPVVMVGAMRPGTAISADGPMNLYDAVLTAGSKEAVGKGVMIVLNDRIIAARDVQKTDSITIDTFKAPIFGYLGQIVDGKVVFFKNPLNKHTYESEFDISTITKLPRVDINYGYAHDSGTVIDALVASGAKGIVHAGAGTASMSEFVLPSVEKATKKGVAIVRTPRTSLGMINHNMEVADDKYGTIAGGTLSTPKARVLLMLGLTKSNNPKYLQELFFKY, encoded by the coding sequence ATGTTAAGAAAAGTCGCCGTTTTAGCCGTTATTGCTAGTTCTTTGGCATTAGCCAAACCAAATGTCGTTGTATTAGCTACAGGTGGAACAATTGCAGGTTCTGGAGTTTCAAGTACACAATATGAAGGGTATCAAGCCGCAGTCACAGGCGTTGACAAATTATTGCAAGCCGTTCCTGAACTGAAAAATATCGCTAATCTTTCTGGAGAACAAGTGGCACAAGTGGCAAGTCAAGATATATCGACTGATATTTGGCTAAAATTAGCAAAAAGAGTGAATAGTCTCTTAAAGCAAGACAATGTAGATGGCGTTGTCATCACCCATGGTACAAATACAATGGAAGAAACAGCTTATTTTCTCAATCTTGTCGTTAAAAGTAAAAAACCTGTGGTTATGGTAGGTGCTATGAGACCAGGTACTGCCATTAGTGCGGATGGTCCAATGAACCTCTATGATGCGGTTCTTACGGCTGGTTCAAAAGAGGCTGTTGGCAAGGGTGTCATGATAGTTTTAAATGATCGAATTATCGCTGCAAGAGATGTCCAAAAAACAGATTCAATTACTATTGATACCTTTAAAGCGCCTATTTTTGGTTATCTTGGTCAAATTGTAGATGGTAAAGTTGTATTCTTTAAAAACCCTCTTAATAAACATACGTACGAATCTGAGTTTGATATTAGCACTATCACTAAACTACCAAGAGTTGATATTAACTATGGCTATGCTCACGATTCAGGTACCGTCATTGATGCGTTGGTTGCAAGTGGAGCAAAAGGAATCGTACACGCAGGTGCAGGTACCGCTTCTATGAGTGAATTTGTTTTACCATCTGTTGAAAAAGCGACTAAAAAAGGTGTTGCCATTGTTCGAACGCCTAGAACATCTTTGGGTATGATTAACCATAATATGGAAGTGGCTGATGACAAATATGGCACAATTGCAGGAGGAACACTGAGTACTCCAAAAGCAAGAGTTTTATTGATGTTAGGTCTTACCAAATCAAATAATCCTAAATATTTACAAGAACTATTCTTTAAATATTAG